GCTTTTCTGTCCGTTTTCCACCTTTTGCAGTactgttttttttcttgtctttaaCATGCAGAtttaattttgctttttctaTGTTGCTAAGTAATACTTGTTCCCCAGGACACCACTCTAGCAGTCCTTACAGATAGGCTTATGATCCCACCACAATTAtttatgagataaaaatgattaaaaaaagaccTGAAACCCAACCCGACCTGATCCAACTCGAATTGACCTGGTTTTTTGCTTTAGGTCATATGCTTTTCGGGTTGGGTCTGAGTCGGAACACACACCCCATATGATGCGGGTCGGTTGGgtaacataaatataaaatgcattaaaattcatagaatcatttcatttaatgcattttttgttccattttgataaaaattgtcTCTCACATATGCAAGTGGGCTGTCTACTTTGTAAAACCTAtgcatgtatattttttttttgaaaaatgaatatataagtTGAAATCAGGGGTTCTCAACATCGAGTAATCACGCACTGGTAGAACCACATTATTAGCTTTTGAATTAGTTATTACTCTTAAATCACGTAATGAGGGAGGAAAATTCTCAATCTCCATCCCCTCCCCCACCCTTTATGTCATTGCTCTCTTACCGATTGTTTATCCTTTCAAAGGAGGATGCAAGAGAGCAAAACTATATGAAATATAATTACACAATATAACTAAGAGTTAGAAGAACACAATCTCAAAAGCAATTACTGATGAGCTAAACTAGCCCAAGTCCCTCTTAACATAATACTAGACTGTCGGGACATACAAAAATACACAAAGCTTTTCCAATCAAACCATGCATAAATCTCTAAACATTATTgccatctccaaaagaacaacTAGCGGAAATTATTTGGACACTTGATGAAGTTGAAAATGTTTCTAGTTCCATCTCAAATTTGTCATCATTGACTAGCTCATCTGGTGGATAAATAAGCGGTTTTGGAGGCATTTGAAGTTTACCaatatctccttcaagcatTTCTAGAACTTTGCTCATTGGAGGCCGATGGTCAGGGATTAATTGTATACACCAAAGTGCAactattatcatcttttttatcaccttcctttcctcttctacAACTTCTTCCATTTCAATACTTCCTCCTTCATTGACTTGGTCATACACCCACaagggaaaataaatttggcttgagtgttctgcatttgcatttatattcttcCTTCTACCTGCCATTTCCATGAGCAACTTtccaaagctatagacatctGCTTTACAAGATACACCACCAATGTTTTTATAGAACAATTCAGGTGCCATATATCCTAAGGTTCCTCTTGCAACAGTCAATGAGACTACGTTGTGATCAGTAGGATAAAGTCTagcaagtccaaagtcagaaactttCGGAGTGAAATTCTTGTCTAAAAGAATATTGTGAGGCTTCATATCAAAGTGTAATATTTGCATGTCACACCCACGATGCAAGTATTCAATCCCCCTTGCCACTCCAAGAGCAATCTCATATATTTTCCAATAATTGAGAGACTTATTACCTTCATTAGTGAAAATGTGCTTATCCAGAGATCCATTTGACATGAGTTCATACACGAGAGCTTGTTTCGAGCCTTCAAAGCAAAAGCCAATGAGTTGCACCACATTAACAtgatgaattcttccaatagtAGCCACTTcattgataaaatcttggccatgAGCCTTGGATTGCTTTAAAATCTTGATGGCCACTTCGTTGCCACTTCTTAGCATTCCTTTGTACACAGAACCATACCCTCCTTCACCTAGTTTATGCTTAAAATTCCTAgtgatcttcttaatattcgagtaagagtaccttatgggGAAGAAGTTGTTATGAGCTTGCAAGAATTCTTCGATGTTATTGTCCATTGCTAAGTGCCTTCTTCTGTAGTTGTAGATTAGAAATATCGCAACAAGTGGCATTCCGATGGCAAATTTCACTAAACAGAAATACACTGAAAAAATTCTAATAGgttagaatatatatttttattaattattacaAGAATGAATCATTGCGGCTTACCTAGCAGAAACATAACATCCAAAGTTgtgaaaattgcaaaatccCCGACACCTGTGGAAGGAATGAATGATGTAAGgaattgaaggaaaagaaatttggaAGACAAAACTCACAAGAAAACAAAGTAGAAGCAATCTTCTATGTATAAGTTGAATTTTGtgcaaaagaagcaaaagaatgcAAGAAGTGGGATGCATGCATCTACAAATCAATGGAGATAATAAGCTTCACACACAGATGATGGACAATGCAATAAAACCCATTTGCGTTGTTAGCAATCAACAAATAGATAGAAACggtgatttcatttttttttatcaataatttatttccTCTTATCGATATATAAATAACGTTTTATGGAATTTGTCAACAAGTGTCTTTCAAATCATTAGCTAAGTAACTAATTAAGGAACTAATTAAGAGACTAATCTGAACTCTATGCCAACAAAAAAACTAGTCACGTAGCTGCTGGCACAATATCCCTTTCTTTTATTCACAGAGGGAGTTATAGCTTTTATGTGGAAAGGAATTGTAATCTAGGCACATGTATATGCGCAAATCGGTCTGTTTGGGATGACTTCTactgtcacttttttttttttttttttttttgccaatctTACTAATCCaacaatttgattttaatttgtaACGCCAAGCTCCCCAAACCTTTCAGATACACACATATTGacatatacaaaaatttatattttttcataaaacttTCTAGGATTTTAAATATTTCGTTCATTTCCAGTTTTGAAGAGAAAGCAACAAGTGACAGTGTTCAAGATCGTGCAAAGTTGCTGTAAAATTTGGTTGCCAACCGATGCTTACCGAATAAGTAATCCTGGGATATGCACAACTGACCACTGTAGATactaaagaaatcaaaatagcaAAAGAAAGTTGTCTTCATCTTCCCCTTGTCCCCACACCATAAAATTCGAGAACAAATCCATCGGCCATGATGTTATGAATTAGCTCATAGTTGTAGGAGCTACTATTAATCTGCTCAAAAGGCTCAAAATCAGCTGATACCCACGTCCACCTGCTAATGGTGCAGAAATCCCTAACATCCGATGCTTTTGGATTGAGCAAAGCATACAAGTTCCCATTTGATAATTTGTTGGAAGAATATGACCCCTTAATGCATGGACCAGTAGAGATGTAGAGTGGAGAACTAACTGGTTTTGAGCAGTTCATAATGGCCAATGTGCCTATGTAGGAGTAGTAGTATGAGTTGCGTAGATCAACGCTGTTCATGAGGTTATCCAGATTCCACGAATGATGGGGGAGAGATGAGCAGTTATCCTTTTGCAGCCCATCATCGACTAATTTAATTTGGTTGATGGAATAATTGATGGACTGCACATAAAATCGGCCATCATGGAGGTACAAAACAGTGCGATTATCTTCACAGACCAACTCATTCTTCAAGTCACCACATCCCCTCGAGTCATTCTTCAGTCGAAACGGCTCTCTTATATTACGAATGTCACCGCAAGATGAAACGATGCATTGTGAATTACTCTGCCCGGCGTTGCTAGTCATCGCTCGCAATAGAACAAGAACAAGTAGCAACACTGGATAGACATTCGTGGAGCTGAGAGCCTTAATCATGTCTCTATTCGTCTTTGGGCAAAGAGAAATTTGTAGAGGATTGCTTGGTCTGTGTGTGTGGAGAAGGCACGATATAAAAGGATTGAAAAGAGATGGATGATCTCGTTTGATTGGAGACTTGGAGCCACCTTGTACTGTAGAAAAGGCCAAGTCAGTCTACATACTAAATGCATGAAATCGAGAAAATTGAAAGATCACCTACAGATACAGCATACCTAGGACATTTACAAccatagaaaattcaaaagatcttTCTTCACATAGGATCTCTCTGTCCTCTTATCTCCACGTTTCTTCGACTCCCTGCGTAATTGTTGGGTGCACATTAAGAGCGAGTGGCTCGAGAATCGATCCAGGTTCAAGGTAATATAGACCCTACCATGTTGGACCGATTTCCAGCTTTTGGAACCTTAAGCTACTTTGTATACCGAGAACCTAGAAACCACCTATTGGGAATAGTTGCAGTACTAGAGATAAACTCACATACAACTTGATTTGTGCATTTCGTCAAACATGTTGTAAGCAGTTTCATGAAGGTATTTATATTCCAAGTAAGTAACAGAGATTAAGATCCATATTATCGCCAAACACGTTAACATACTAAGAATCACCAAAGTAACATCAAACTTCATAGGAGAAGTTGCCAGATTTAAAACATTAAACGTAAAGACGGAGACGACACACAGAGCCGCTCCAGAAGTCTCCTAAAATGTCTAAAAAAGGcccaaaaaactaaaataaaataataataaaatcagtGCTAACGGATATAGAGTCCAAGCTAACGAATCGTAATCAGAAACAAGACCAACCTGCTAAAGAAAACCATCCATGAGCATTTCTTCGTGGGAATCCAATGAACAGCCCATCCCAGGGAGCCGATGGCATGGAATGAGCAACCAAACGTGGAAGACAGATCAACACACTACCCCAAAAAAGCAGACTGTCGGTGGGATCAACGGCGCGAACTCCGGTGTCGTCCGTGATGTTGAAGCGTCGTCGAGGGGGACGTCGAGATCGACCCACATGAACACCCTCTCAAATCAGCCTCCTACAGAGACCCGACGCTCTTCTTGGTCGCCAATTCTGCggataaaaatcaataaaggCGCAAGGTCCAGTCAAAAGCTGAAGAAGATCGGGTCAAAGATGGGAGTTGGTGACGGAAAATCTCACCGGGTG
The sequence above is drawn from the Eucalyptus grandis isolate ANBG69807.140 chromosome 11, ASM1654582v1, whole genome shotgun sequence genome and encodes:
- the LOC104424494 gene encoding rust resistance kinase Lr10 — encoded protein: MKTTFFCYFDFFSIYSGQLCISQDYLFGVGDFAIFTTLDVMFLLVYFCLVKFAIGMPLVAIFLIYNYRRRHLAMDNNIEEFLQAHNNFFPIRYSYSNIKKITRNFKHKLGEGGYGSVYKGMLRSGNEVAIKILKQSKAHGQDFINEVATIGRIHHVNVVQLIGFCFEGSKQALVYELMSNGSLDKHIFTNEGNKSLNYWKIYEIALGVARGIEYLHRGCDMQILHFDMKPHNILLDKNFTPKVSDFGLARLYPTDHNVVSLTVARGTLGYMAPELFYKNIGGVSCKADVYSFGKLLMEMAGRRKNINANAEHSSQIYFPLWVYDQVNEGGSIEMEEVVEEERKVIKKMIIVALWCIQLIPDHRPPMSKVLEMLEGDIGKLQMPPKPLIYPPDELVNDDKFEMELETFSTSSSVQIISASCSFGDGNNV